A section of the Microbacterium sp. MM2322 genome encodes:
- a CDS encoding ABC transporter substrate-binding protein, protein MRRFVRTAALAAAATLTLAGCAGTAPASSGGSDDHGEISVQYSWIKNEEFAGEFYAYDKGYYEDAGFSDVVGISGPDTGVAKLLSNTVQVALSDAASVGAAIAEEDTPLKIIGATFQKNPFTILSLADGANITTPQDLVGKKIGVQDSNASVFAALLNANGIDPADVEVVPVDFNPTPVMNGEVDGFMAYLTNEALTVELAGYDVTNLAYAENGVPYVAETFTVTDQYLAENQELLKDFLTAEIKGWTHVFQEPVDDTVSLVEKYYNQAADESKDGLESTFGALDPKKTAKGIEAQNLLVSTEETEANGLFTISDDLKKQTVASLGAAGWDVSVDDLFDTSIIDGIYKENPDLKDYLP, encoded by the coding sequence TTGCGCCGTTTCGTCCGCACCGCCGCCCTCGCCGCGGCGGCCACCCTCACCCTCGCCGGTTGCGCCGGCACCGCACCGGCATCCTCTGGAGGGTCCGACGATCACGGTGAGATCAGCGTCCAGTACTCCTGGATCAAGAACGAGGAGTTCGCCGGCGAGTTCTACGCCTACGACAAGGGCTACTACGAGGATGCCGGCTTCTCCGACGTCGTCGGGATCTCCGGACCCGACACAGGTGTCGCCAAGCTCCTCTCGAACACCGTCCAGGTGGCCCTGAGCGATGCGGCATCCGTCGGCGCGGCCATCGCCGAAGAGGACACCCCCCTCAAGATCATCGGCGCGACGTTCCAGAAGAACCCGTTCACGATCCTGTCGCTCGCCGACGGCGCGAACATCACGACCCCGCAGGATCTGGTCGGCAAGAAGATCGGCGTCCAGGACTCGAACGCGTCGGTGTTCGCCGCTCTCCTGAACGCGAACGGCATCGACCCCGCCGACGTCGAGGTCGTCCCCGTGGACTTCAACCCCACTCCGGTGATGAACGGCGAGGTCGACGGCTTCATGGCGTACCTCACCAACGAGGCGCTGACGGTGGAGCTCGCCGGCTACGACGTCACGAACCTCGCATACGCCGAGAACGGCGTGCCCTACGTCGCCGAGACGTTCACCGTCACCGACCAGTACCTCGCCGAGAACCAGGAGCTCCTGAAGGACTTCCTCACGGCCGAGATCAAGGGCTGGACGCACGTCTTCCAGGAGCCCGTCGACGACACGGTCTCGCTCGTCGAGAAGTACTACAACCAGGCGGCGGACGAGTCGAAGGACGGCCTCGAATCGACCTTCGGCGCCCTCGACCCGAAGAAGACGGCGAAGGGCATCGAGGCGCAGAACCTGCTCGTCTCGACGGAGGAGACCGAAGCGAACGGCCTCTTCACGATCTCCGACGACCTCAAGAAGCAGACGGTCGCCTCGCTCGGCGCCGCGGGCTGGGACGTCTCGGTCGACGACCTCTTCGACACCTCCATCATCGACGGGATCTACAAGGAGAACCCGGACCTCAAGGATTACCTCCCCTGA
- the purQ gene encoding phosphoribosylformylglycinamidine synthase subunit PurQ: MTVRVGVITFPGSLDDGDARRAVRLAGAEPVALWHGSHDLEGVDALVLPGGFSYGDYLRAGAIAALAPIMSEVKDAAAKGMPILGICNGFQMLVEAHLLPGGLIRNAHQQFIRRDQRLVVENADTAWTSEFRRGQEIVIPLKNADGGYIASDETLARIQGENLVAFRYAGVNPNGSMDDIAGLTNERGNVVGLMPHPEHAIEPGFGPDTAAAMRSGVDGLQFFTAAVSAVVHSAA; encoded by the coding sequence GTGACCGTTCGCGTCGGGGTCATCACCTTCCCCGGCTCGCTGGACGACGGCGACGCACGCCGAGCCGTTCGCCTCGCCGGCGCCGAGCCCGTCGCTCTCTGGCACGGCTCGCACGACCTCGAGGGAGTCGACGCGCTCGTCCTCCCCGGCGGGTTCAGCTACGGCGACTACCTGCGCGCCGGCGCGATCGCCGCGCTCGCGCCGATCATGTCCGAGGTGAAGGATGCCGCGGCCAAAGGCATGCCGATCCTCGGCATCTGCAACGGTTTCCAGATGCTCGTCGAAGCGCACCTGCTGCCGGGCGGGCTGATCCGCAACGCGCACCAGCAGTTCATCCGCCGCGATCAGCGCCTCGTCGTCGAGAACGCCGACACCGCCTGGACGAGCGAGTTCCGTCGCGGCCAGGAGATCGTCATCCCGTTGAAGAACGCCGACGGCGGCTACATCGCCTCCGACGAGACTCTCGCGCGCATCCAGGGCGAGAACCTCGTCGCCTTCCGGTACGCGGGTGTCAACCCGAACGGGTCGATGGACGACATCGCCGGCCTCACGAACGAGCGGGGCAACGTCGTCGGACTCATGCCCCACCCCGAGCACGCGATCGAGCCCGGCTTCGGCCCCGACACGGCCGCAGCCATGCGTTCAGGCGTCGACGGTCTGCAGTTCTTCACGGCGGCCGTCTCCGCCGTCGTGCACAGCGCCGCCTGA
- the purS gene encoding phosphoribosylformylglycinamidine synthase subunit PurS, protein MPTIVVDVMPKAELLDPQGKAVSGALQRLGHAGFGDVRIGKRFELTVESADEATLAAVRTIAEEILSNSVIEDVVGIEVVE, encoded by the coding sequence ATGCCCACCATCGTCGTCGACGTCATGCCCAAGGCCGAGCTTCTGGACCCGCAGGGGAAGGCCGTCTCCGGCGCGCTGCAGCGCCTCGGCCACGCCGGATTCGGTGACGTCCGCATCGGCAAGCGCTTCGAGCTGACCGTCGAGAGCGCCGACGAGGCCACCCTCGCCGCCGTTCGCACGATCGCCGAAGAGATCCTCTCCAACTCGGTGATCGAGGATGTCGTCGGCATCGAGGTCGTCGAGTGA
- a CDS encoding ABC transporter substrate-binding protein — protein MNSRALRRVGVIAGAAATSALVLAGCSGGGTPDANGGGGEDVTLTVTTFGTFGYDDLYEEYEKANPGVKIEASNIDTGGNARTDLFTKIGAGSGLSDIVAIEEGWLGAIMEDGVSDLFTDLRDFGIEDRKGDWVDWKYDNATDPNGRVIGYGTDIGPSGICYNAPAFEAAGLPTDREGVAELLTGDWENFFTVGQEYTDKTGKGWYDHSGFVWNAMVNQLDEGYYTSDGKLNVEGNAELKKRFEMLGAATEGGQSAAQTAWDWNGNKSFVDGTFATFVCPGWMLGVVQERVEGAGGDASTGWDFADVFPGGAANWGGAWLSIPETSAHKEAAAKLANWLTQPDQQVKQSAAAGNFPSTITAQEKLASDATPNEFFNDAPTGAILAERAKGVVAQYKGPDDSVIQENVFGPALNSLDLGEVDTAGAWDKAISLLGDLVETN, from the coding sequence GTGAACTCACGCGCTTTGCGACGGGTCGGCGTGATCGCCGGCGCCGCCGCCACGTCCGCCCTCGTCCTGGCCGGCTGCTCCGGCGGCGGCACGCCCGACGCTAACGGCGGTGGCGGCGAGGACGTCACGCTGACCGTCACGACGTTCGGCACCTTCGGCTACGACGATCTCTACGAGGAGTACGAAAAGGCCAACCCGGGCGTCAAGATCGAGGCGTCCAACATCGACACCGGCGGCAACGCCCGCACCGATCTGTTCACCAAGATCGGCGCCGGATCGGGGCTCTCCGACATCGTCGCGATCGAGGAGGGGTGGCTCGGCGCGATCATGGAGGACGGCGTCTCCGATCTGTTCACCGACCTGCGCGACTTCGGCATCGAGGACCGCAAGGGTGACTGGGTCGACTGGAAGTACGACAACGCGACGGATCCCAACGGCCGTGTCATCGGCTACGGCACCGACATCGGCCCGAGCGGTATCTGCTACAACGCCCCCGCGTTCGAGGCGGCAGGGTTGCCGACGGACCGCGAAGGCGTCGCGGAGCTCCTCACCGGCGACTGGGAGAACTTCTTCACGGTCGGCCAGGAGTACACCGACAAGACCGGCAAGGGCTGGTACGACCACTCCGGCTTCGTGTGGAACGCGATGGTCAATCAGCTCGACGAGGGCTACTACACCTCCGACGGCAAGCTCAACGTCGAGGGCAACGCAGAGCTCAAGAAGCGTTTCGAGATGCTCGGCGCCGCGACCGAGGGCGGCCAGTCGGCCGCTCAGACCGCGTGGGACTGGAACGGCAACAAGTCGTTCGTCGACGGCACCTTCGCGACCTTCGTCTGCCCCGGCTGGATGCTGGGTGTCGTTCAGGAGCGTGTCGAGGGTGCGGGCGGCGACGCCTCCACCGGATGGGACTTCGCCGATGTCTTCCCCGGCGGCGCAGCGAACTGGGGCGGCGCCTGGCTGTCGATCCCGGAGACCTCGGCGCACAAGGAAGCAGCCGCGAAGCTCGCGAACTGGCTGACGCAGCCGGATCAGCAGGTGAAGCAGTCCGCCGCCGCGGGCAACTTCCCCTCGACCATCACGGCGCAGGAGAAGCTCGCGAGCGATGCGACGCCGAACGAGTTCTTCAACGACGCCCCGACGGGCGCGATCCTCGCGGAGCGCGCGAAGGGTGTCGTCGCCCAGTACAAGGGGCCGGACGACTCGGTCATCCAGGAGAACGTCTTCGGCCCGGCGCTGAACTCGCTCGACCTCGGCGAGGTCGACACGGCCGGCGCATGGGACAAGGCGATCTCGCTGCTGGGCGACCTCGTCGAGACCAACTAG
- a CDS encoding sugar ABC transporter permease gives MTTTASPPPRVRSETDTNAKPQAPRRTTRQRLSLLAFRGSPYAYIAPFFLLFGLVGLFPLIYTVNVAVHEWDLLKGQGEFVGFGNFSEILGDYMFWNSIGNTLSIFLLSAIPQLAVALLVAYLLDRGLRAPTFWRMSVLIPFVVTPVATALIFSSVFNEADGLANNLLNLIGITDQQWKHDSFLSHLAIAIMVNFRWTGYNALILLAAMQAVPRDLYESAAIDGAGPTRRFFSITIPSIRPTLIFVIITATIGGLQIFAEPRLFDVSTAGGIGGSDRQFQTTVLFLWELAFFRRNLGEASAVAILLFVLIVGIGLINFLVSRGIASGDGRSRRARRARRSDTTKGMR, from the coding sequence ATGACCACCACCGCATCGCCGCCGCCCCGTGTGCGCTCCGAGACCGACACGAACGCGAAGCCGCAGGCGCCGCGCCGCACGACCCGGCAGCGGCTCTCGCTGCTCGCCTTCCGCGGCTCGCCCTACGCGTACATCGCACCGTTCTTCCTGCTGTTCGGCCTCGTCGGCCTCTTCCCCCTCATCTACACCGTGAACGTCGCGGTGCACGAGTGGGACTTGCTGAAGGGCCAAGGGGAGTTCGTCGGATTCGGAAACTTCTCCGAGATCCTCGGCGACTACATGTTCTGGAACTCGATCGGCAACACCCTGAGCATCTTCCTGCTCTCCGCCATCCCCCAGCTGGCCGTCGCTCTCCTCGTCGCCTACCTCCTCGACCGGGGTCTGCGCGCGCCGACCTTCTGGCGGATGAGCGTCCTGATCCCCTTCGTGGTCACCCCCGTCGCTACCGCGCTCATCTTCTCCAGCGTCTTCAACGAAGCCGACGGCCTCGCGAACAACCTGCTCAACCTGATCGGCATCACCGACCAGCAGTGGAAGCACGACTCGTTCTTGAGCCACCTCGCGATCGCCATCATGGTCAACTTCCGGTGGACGGGCTACAACGCCCTCATCCTCCTGGCCGCCATGCAGGCCGTGCCGCGTGACCTCTACGAGTCCGCCGCGATCGACGGCGCCGGGCCGACCCGACGGTTCTTCTCGATCACGATCCCGTCGATCCGCCCGACGCTCATCTTCGTCATCATCACCGCCACGATCGGCGGGCTGCAGATCTTCGCCGAGCCGAGGCTGTTCGATGTCTCCACGGCAGGCGGCATCGGCGGCAGCGACCGCCAGTTCCAGACGACGGTGCTGTTCCTCTGGGAGCTCGCCTTCTTCCGCCGCAACCTCGGCGAGGCGTCGGCGGTCGCGATCCTGCTGTTCGTGCTCATCGTCGGGATCGGTCTGATCAACTTCCTGGTCTCGCGTGGCATCGCCAGCGGGGACGGCCGTTCCCGCAGGGCGCGCCGCGCGCGCCGCTCCGACACCACGAAAGGCATGCGATGA
- a CDS encoding carbohydrate ABC transporter permease, which yields MTTAIPEPLPAQQIDVVEPERPRRGGPRRSRESGPAGIGSRPGFLTYGLLAAFVIGSVYPMWWSFVVASGTNATRGETLPLVPGGNFFANALKVLDAIPFWLALGNSVLISAIITISVVSFSTLAGYAFAKLRFAGRNGLMIFVVATMAIPTQLGIIPLFMVMRELGWTGTIGAVIVPTLVTAFGVFFMRQYLVDVIPDELIEAARVDGAGQFRTFLTVGLPAARPAMAILGLFTFMTAWTDYLWPLIVLSPQNPTLQTALSQLQSGYYIDYSIVLAGAVLATLPLLILFVVAGKQLISGIMAGAVKG from the coding sequence ATGACCACCGCGATCCCGGAACCGCTGCCCGCACAGCAGATCGATGTCGTCGAGCCCGAGCGGCCGCGCCGCGGCGGGCCTCGCCGCTCCCGCGAGAGCGGACCGGCAGGCATCGGCAGCCGTCCCGGCTTTCTCACCTACGGTCTGCTGGCGGCGTTCGTCATCGGCAGCGTGTATCCGATGTGGTGGTCGTTCGTCGTCGCGAGCGGCACCAACGCCACGAGAGGCGAGACTCTCCCCCTCGTCCCGGGCGGCAACTTCTTCGCCAACGCGCTGAAGGTCCTCGACGCGATCCCCTTCTGGCTCGCGCTGGGCAACTCGGTGCTCATCTCCGCGATCATCACGATCTCGGTCGTGTCCTTCTCCACGCTCGCGGGCTACGCCTTCGCCAAGCTCCGCTTCGCGGGCCGCAACGGTCTGATGATCTTCGTCGTGGCCACGATGGCGATCCCCACGCAGCTCGGCATCATCCCGTTGTTCATGGTCATGCGGGAGCTGGGCTGGACCGGCACGATCGGGGCCGTGATCGTGCCGACCCTGGTCACCGCGTTCGGAGTCTTCTTCATGCGGCAGTATCTCGTCGACGTGATCCCCGATGAACTCATCGAGGCGGCACGGGTGGACGGCGCGGGTCAGTTCCGGACGTTCCTGACCGTCGGCCTGCCTGCTGCGCGGCCCGCGATGGCGATCCTCGGACTGTTCACCTTCATGACGGCGTGGACGGACTACCTTTGGCCGCTCATCGTGCTGAGCCCTCAGAACCCGACGCTGCAGACGGCGCTCAGTCAGCTGCAGTCCGGCTACTACATCGACTACTCGATCGTGCTCGCCGGCGCCGTCCTCGCCACGCTGCCTCTCCTCATCCTCTTCGTCGTGGCCGGCAAGCAGCTCATCAGCGGCATCATGGCCGGCGCGGTCAAGGGCTGA